The genomic interval ATCAGGCACGGCTTCGATCTCACTACCCGCTATGGCCACCTGTCGTCGTTTGCAGTCGGCGTCGGTGACACCGTCGAACGAGGCGACATCATCGGCTACGCGGGAGCCACCGGTCGCGCCACCGGCTACCATGTACACTACGAAGTGGCCGTCAACGGCCAGAACATCAACCCGCTTCGTCTGCTGACCGAAACCGACCCGATTTCAGCGAATTGACCGCTTCGCGCCATGCGCGCCTGATGTGATGCTGGACACCGTCCTTGCGAAGGTCTTCGGCACACAGAACCAGCGGGATCTCAAGCGCGTCCAGCCACTCGTTACCCGAATCGGCGAACGCGAATCCGACGTGCGGGCGTGCTCCGACGCCGAGTTGCGCTCCCACACCAACACGTTCCGCGAGCAGATCGACCAGGGGGCGACACTCGACGACCTTCTGATCGACGCTTTCGCGGTGGTGCGCGAGGCGGGTCGGCGCGTGCTGGCGATGCGCCATTTCGACGTGCAGTTGATCGGCGGCATCATGCTGCACCGCGGCAAGATCGCAGAGATGAAGACCGGCGAGGGTAAGACGCTGGTTGCCACGCTCGCCGCCTACCTCAACGCGCTCGACGGCGGCGGCGTCCATGTCGTCACCGTGAACGACTACCTCGCCCGGCGCGACGCGGAATGGATGGGACGGATCTACCGCTTCCTCGGCATGACCGTCGGCGTCGTTCAGCACGACCTGCGGGACCACCAGCGGCGCGAGGCCTACGAGTCGGACATCACGTACGGCACGAACAACGAGTTCGGGTTCGACTACCTACGGGACAACATGAAGTTCGACCTGTCCCAGTTTGTCCAGCGGGGGCACCGCTACGCGATCGTCGACGAAGTGGACAGCATCCTCATCGACGAGGCGCGCACCCCGCTGATCATCTCCGGGCCCGCCCAGCAATCAACGGAGCTCTACTACGAAGTTGATCGGATTATCCCGCGACTCAAGCCTGGCGCGGTCACCCAGGGCAACGTCCCGGCGGAGCGGCGGGAGGAACTCGAGGACACGGGCGACTTCCTGATCGACGAGAAACACAAGACGGTAACCCTGACCGAGAGCGGAATGGCCATCTGCGAAAAACTGCTGGGCCACCGCCTGCAACCTGGCGGTCTCTACGATCCGGTCAACATGCCGCTCTTGCATCACGTCAACCAGGCGCTCCGGGCCCACTCGCTGTACGAACGCGACGTCGACTACATGGTGAAGGACGGCCAAGTCGTGATCGTCGACGAATTCACCGGCCGGCTTATGCCGGGACGCCGCTGGAGCGACGGTCTGCATCAGGCGGTGGAAGCGAAGGAGAAGGTGAAGATCGAGCGGGAGAACCAGACGCTCGCCACCGTCACATTCCAGAACTACTTCCGCAAGTACGACAAGCTGGCCGGCATGACCGGCACGGCCGAGACCGAGGCGACCGAGTTCGCGAAGATCTATGAGCTGGACGTTTTCTCGGTCCCGACCAACCGACCCCTCATCCGGATCGAGGAACCAGATCTGATCTACCGGACGTCGCGGGAGAAATACGACGCGATCGTCGAGGACGTCATCGCCACGCAGGAGGCGGGACGCCCGGTACTGGTCGGGACCGTATCGATCGAGAAGTCGGAACGGCTTTCCGGCTTGTTGAAGCGTCGCGGCGTCAAGCACACGGTGCTCAACGCGAAGTACCACGACAAGGAGGCGGAGATCGTCGCGCAGGCGGGACGCGAGGGAACGGTGACGATCGCCACCAACATGGCGGGACGCGGCACGGACATTCTCCTTGGCGGCAACCCGGAACACATGGCGCGCCGCCAGGCGCTCGCGGAAGAGGTGGCCGAGAGGCTGCCCGCGGGCGAGCAGAAGTTCGTTGACGACGAAGAGTTCGCGTATTTCTCCCACGACGGCTTCTACCGCGTGCCCAGAGCCGACTGGGATCGGATCTTCACGCACGTCAGGGCGGAAACGGGCTCCGAACACACCGGCGTCGTCGAGGCGGGTGGACTGCACATCATTGGCACCGAGAGGCACGAGGCCCGGCGGATAGACAACCAGCTCCGGGGCCGCGCCGGACGACAGGGAGACCCCGGATCCTCCCGCTTCTACCTGTCGCTCGAGGACGACCTGATGCGCATCTTCGGCTCGGACAAGATCCAGGGACTGATGGATCGCCTCGGCATGGAGGAAGGCGTGCCGATCGAGCACGGCATGGTGACCAAGGCCATCGAGCGGGCGCAGAAGCAGGTGGAAGGCCAGCACTTCTCCGTGCGCAAGCACCTGCTCGAGTACGACGACGTGATGAACAAGCAGCGCGAGAACGTGTACGCGCTTCGGCGTGAGTTGCTCGACAACCGGATTCGACTGGAAGACTACGAAGAGCCCGTCAGCGCGCACGAGTACCTCCTGATACTCGCGGAGGGGTTGATCGACGAGATCATCGAAGACTACTGCGGCCCCGATACGGAGCCGGAAGAATGGGACCTGCCGGCCGTCGTGCAACGGGTCGGCGATCTCTTCGGCCTCGACGAGGAGACGCGCGCCGCGTTCGATCTCAGCGACAAGAGCCCGGACGAAATGCGCGATCTGCTCTGGGGCGCAGCACGGACGGCGTACGAAACAAAGTCCGAGAATATCGACGAAGCCATCATGCAGCGTGTGGAACGTGACGTCATGCTGCAGGTCGTGGACACGCAGTGGAAGGACCACCTGTACGGTCTCGACCACCTGAAGGAGGGGATCAGTCTCCGCGGCTATGGTCAGCGCAACCCGCTCGTGGAATACAAGCGGGAGAGCTTCGCGATGTTCCAGGCCATGAAGGAGCGGATTGACGAAGAGACCGTTCGCTACCTCTGGCGGATCCGGCCGGTCGTGCGCGAACCCGACGAAACCGACAGCGGCCTGCAGCGGCCGATACCGGCACGCCCGTCGACGCCTCTTTCGTTCAATGATCCCGGCGCGGCGGAACCGGCGTTCGCGGCCGCGGGCGCGGCCGTGAGCGCGGGTGGCCCCGGTGGGCGCGGCCGACCGCGCCCCGCACGGGTCGGTGGCGACGACGCGCCGGTGGTGACGGTGCGGCGCGACTCGCCGAAGGTGGGACGGAACGATCCGTGCCCCTGCGGCAGTGGAAAGAAGTACAAGAAGTGCTGCGGGGCATGACGGAGGTGACCTGAGGTGGCAACCCACATTGAAACGGCAGCCGCTACGGCAACAGGAACGACCACCGCTTTCGAGATGGCGCTGACGTTCGACGACGTGCTGTTGAAGCCGCGTCACTCCGCAACGCTACCCAGCGCCGTCAACCTCTCCACCCGACTGACACGCAACATCGCGCTCAGCCTGCCCCTCGTCAGCGCCGCAATGGACACCGTGACGGAGGCGCCGATGGCGATTGCCATGGCGCAACTCGGCGGCATCGGCATCATCCACAAGAACCTCGACGTTGCCCGGCAGGCGTCCGAGGTGGACCGCGTGAAGCGGTCGGAGAGCGGGATGATCGTCAACCCGATTACGCTTTCGCCCCGGGCGCGCATCTATCAGGCGCTCGAGTTGATGAAGAAATACCGGATCTCCGGCGTGCCAATTACCGAGGACGGCCGGAACGAAGGGCGCCTCGTCGGGATCCTCACAAACCGCGACCTCCGGTTCCTCCGCGACGTCGAGCTGCCGATCGAGGAGGCGATGACGCGTGAAAACCTCATTACCGTGCCGGTCGGTACAACACTCGCCCAAGCCGAGGAAATCCTGCATCGGCACCGCGTCGAAAAGCTGCTGGTCGTCGACGGCAACTTCAACCTGCGGGGGCTTATAACCGTCAAGGACATCCAGAAGGCGATCAAGTACCCGCAAGCCAGCAAGGACACGCTGGGCCGCCTGCGAGTGGGCGCGGCGGTAGGCATCGGGCAGGACGCCATCGAGCGGGCCGAGGCGCTGGTAGCCGCACATGTCGACGTCCTGGTGCTGGACAGCGCACATGGCCACTCGCAGAACGTGATCGACGCGGCCAAACGGCTCCGGCAAGCGTTTCCCGACCTCGACCTGATCGCCGGCAACGTCGCCACGGCCGAGGGAACGCAGGCCCTGATCGACGCGGGCGTGGATGCCGTCAAGGTGGGGATCGGCTCCGGATCCATCTGCACCACCCGCATCATCGCGGGCATCGGGGTTCCCATGGTGACCGCCGTACTCGACTGCGCGCGCGTGGCGGCTGCCGCGAACATCCCGGTAATCGCTGACGGCGGCATCCGCTACTCGGGTGACATCACGAAGGCGCTCGCCTGTGGAGCAAGCACCGTCATGATGGGGAGCCTGTTCGCCGGAACGGACGAGGGCCCCGGGGAACTGATTCTGTACCAGGGGCGCAGTTTCAAGGAATATCGGGGCATGGGCTCTATCGGCGCCATGCGCCGCGGCAGCCGGGACCGCTACTTCCAGGAGGAATTCGATCTCGAGGTCCCCACCGAGGAGCGCGGCGAAAAACTGGTGCCTGAAGGTATCGAGGGACGCGTTCCTTACAAGGGCACCGTCGCAACGATGGTGCACCAGCTGGTGGGCGGCCTCCGGGCCGGCATGGGCTACTGCGGTGCGCCGACGCTCGAGGCGCTGCAGCGCGACGCCGAGTTCATCCGGATCACACCGGCCGGCGTGCACGAGAGCCATGTCCACGACGTGGTGATCACGAAGGAAGCTCCCAACTACCAGGCCAAGAGCTAGGTCCAGTGGGTGCGCCGGCGTCCACGCCGGCATCGACTGTTGTCCTCAGGCCGGCCTGGAGGCCGGCGAACCTTAACAGCCCGTGGTGTTGATCCTCACGGTTCGGTCGTCACCTCCGCCATCGTCGATCCGTACCTGGATCGCACCCGCCGGAGCCACCGCCAGACGGTCTGCCCACTCCACCGCCACGATGACGTCGCCGGCGGCCAACTCAAGCAGGTGCGGCTCGAACGCCACCGTCTCTGCCGTGCTCAACCGGTACAGGTCGACATGGTGGACGGTGCGTCGTCCCGCGTACTCCTGGGCCAGCACGAACGTTGGGCTGCTCACGTCGTCAGGCGACCCGCCGGCACCCTCTACCAAGCCGCGAACGAACGCAGTCTTGCCGGCCCCCAACTCCCCGTAGAGCAGTACCGTCGCCGGAACGCCGTCGTCGAGTGATGCCGCGAAGTCGCGCGCGATGCGGTACGTGTCGTCCTCGGAATGGCTCTCGTGAATCACCAAGCGTCGACCGCCTCCCCCCGTTCGAGCATCGCCGTCGCCAGACCGAGCCGGACCGCGATGTCACCCGCAATCAGGCCGGTCTGCCCCATGTCCCGCGCAGCCAGATCTCCCGCGAGGCCATGCAGGTAAACGGCGAGTGCGACGGCCTCGGCAAGGTCGTTCATCTGGCCGATCCAGCCCGCGATGGCTCCGGTCAGCACGTCGCCACTCCCGCCGGTCGCCATCCCGGGGTTGCCGGTTGCATTGATCCGGACGGTGCCGTCCGGGGAAGCAATCACGGTCCGTGCTCCCTTCAGAACGACGGTGACTTCGTGTTCCTGCGCGAACGCGCTGGCGATCCCAAGCCGATTCCGTTCCACCGCCCCGCTCGAGGTGCCAGCCAGCCGCGCCATTTCGCCGGCATGGGGCGTGATCACTAGTGGGCTGCCCCTGCGGCCGCGCAGTCGTCTTGGCGTTTCGGCACAGACGTTGAGTGCGTCCGCATCCAGCACGAGCGGCACCGAACTCTCTCGATCGATCAGCGCCTGCACCAACTTCGTCGTTCCCTTGCCAGTACCGAGTCCCGGGCCGGCGGCGATCACGTCCCATTTACCGGCCAACAGCTCGGCCAGGCCCTTTCGGCCAATCGTGCCGTCACGCTCCGGCAGGGCGTGCGTCATGTACTCCGGGATGGAGGCGACCAGCGCCTGACACGACGCCGGCGTCGCCACTGTTACAAGGCCCGCGCCCGCCCGAAGGGCGCCAAGGCCAGCCAGCCGCGCCGCCCCGGTCTTCCCGCGTGAACCCGCGACTATCGCGACACGGCCGAACATTCCCTTGTGGGCGTCAACCCTGCGTCTGGGCATCCACAACCGGAGTTCGGATCCGGTCATCAGGTCAATCCGCGGGCCGTCAAGGGCATTGACGACGTCAGGCGGAATCCCGATGTCGGCCACCTTGAGCGCACCGATTTCATCCGGGTGGAGGAGCAACGCGAGCTTCGGCGCGGCAAGCGTGACGGTAAGCGCCGCCCGGACAGAGAGCGCCCGTGCGTCCACGTCCACCGGACCATCTCCGTCCTTGCGGGCCTCCACCCTGGGCGCCTGCTCCAGCAGGCCCGACGGGACATCGATCGACACCACCGGCCGCCCCGACGCGTTGACATCCGAAACGGCCCGCGCCAGCGTACCCGCGAGCGGCCGGTTCAAACCGGTGCCCACGAGGGCATCGACGATGAGCGACGATGACGGAAGGCGCGCCGCCGAACCGCCCCAGGCGGTCTCCTCCTCCACCTCCGCGATCGACACGCCGGCGCTTCGCGCCCGCTCGAGCATCTCGCGCGCGTCGCCGGCGATGTCCTCGATCCGTCCGAGCAGGACGCCCGCGATGTCCTGCAGGCCGCGCTCCCGCAGGAGGCGCGCCACGACCCAGCCATCGCCGCCGTTGTTGCCCCGCCCGCAGAGTACGGTCACCGGCCCGCCGTCCAGCCGTTCCGACAGCCGATCGTCAATCGCCGCGACGACTTCGCGGCCCGCCCGCTCCATCAACTCGAGCGACGGCACGCCCCGTTCGTCTATCGTCAGCCGGTCCGCCTCGCGCATCTGCGTCGCTGTCACGACACGCATGACTCGATCCTATCCGGTCGGCGATAATTCGCTGATCCGTCACTACACATGGAGATAGCGGTCAACGTCAACGGCCGGATCAGCGAGGGACGCGAGGCCACCGTGCCCGCGCTCGACTACGGCTACCTCTTCGGCGACGGCGTCTACGAGACGTTGCGAACGTACAATCGGCGTCCCTTTCTCTTCGACCGGCACCTCGCGAGGTTCAGGGCGTCGGCCGAGCAGCTCGCCTTGTCCATGCCGCTCGATGCCACGGCGTGGGAGGCGCGGCTCGCCGAGACGATGCGAGCCCTCGATCATGACGGAGAAGTCACGATCCGGCTGCTGCTGACCCGCGGCCTGGGAGACTTCACGTACAACCCGGCTGCATGCCCCTCCCCTACCGCCGTGATCATTGTCCGGCCCGTCGCCGAAGTGCCCTCGGCTCATGTCAGGCACGGGATCACGATCCGAATCTCGTCCGTTATCCGGAACCACCCGCGGGCTCTGAGTCCCCGAATCAAGTCGAACAACCTGTTGAACAACATCCTGGCGATGCAGGAAGCGATCCAGCACGGAGCCGGCGAGGCGCTGCTCCTCAATGACCGGGGCGAGCTGACGGAGTGCGCTCAGTCGAATATCTTCTTGGTGCTGGACGGGACGGCGCTGACGCCACCCCTGGGCGCCGGTCTCCTCGAAGGCGTCACGCGCAATTTCCTCTTCGAGGTCGGCGAAGCGGCCAGCGTACCGGTTCGAGAGCAGACGCTCCGGCCGGAACATCTCGCGAACGCCGACGAACTATTCGTTACGAGCACAACGCGCGAGGTGCTCGGCGTCACACGTGTCGACGAAACCGAATACAGCCAAGGCCGCCCCGGCCCGATCACGACGAAGCTCGCGGTCGAATTCCGGCGACTAGCCCACGGGACTACTCCCATGCCTCGACCGGCGGACAGGCGCAGATGAGGTTCCGGTCGCCCCGGGCGTCGTCAATCCGGCTCACCGGTGGCCAGAACTTGCGGGCGGCAACGAACCGTAGCGGATACGCCGCCTGCTGCCGCGAGTACGGATGAGACCAGTCGTCGGCCGTGACATCAGCCGCCGGATGCGGCGCATTCACGAGAACGTTGTCGTCCCGATTCGCGCGGCCGTCGGCGACCGCCCGGATCTCCTCGCGGATGGCCAGCATCGCGGCGCAGAAGCGATCCAACTCGTCGAGCGGCTCACTCTCGGTCGGCTCCACCATAAGGGTTCCAGGCACCGGAAAAGACACCGTCGGCGCGTGAAAGCCATAGTCCATGAGCCGCTTGGCCACATCCTGAGCGGTGACGCCGCTCGACTCGCGCAGTGGGCGGAGATCGAAAATCAGCTCGTGCGCAACGCGGCCGTTGGGGCGCGTGTAGAGGACATCGTAGGCTGATTCCAGACGCGACTTGATGTAGTTCGCGTTGAGCAGCGCGTAACGGGCTGCGTCCGTAACGCCGTCGCGGCCCAGCATGCGGATGTAGGCGTACGAGATCAGCAGAATGCTCGCGCTCCCCCACGGTGCCGCCGCAACTGGCGCAATGCCGCCGTCGGCATTCTCAACGGCCAGGGGATGCCGCGGCAGGTACTCCGCCAGGTGCCGCGCGACCGCAATCGGTCCCATGCCAGGTCCGCCACCCCCATGCGGTATCGCAAAGGTCTTGTGCAGGTTGAGATGGCAGACGTCGGCACCGATCCGGGCCGGGGATGTGAGCCCCACCTGGGCATTTAGGTTGGCGCCATCCATGTAGACCTGGCCGCCCTCCTGGTGAACGGTGTCGCATATTTCCCGTATCGCCTCTTCGAATACGCCGTGAGTGGAGGGATACGTAATCATCAGCGCGCTCAGGCGGGATCCGTGCGCGGCGGCCTGTTCACGCAGGTGCTCCAGATCAACATTCCCGTCGCCGTCGCACCGGACGATTACCGGTTCGAGTCCCGCCATGGCCGCGCTCGCCGGGTTCGTGCCGTGAGCGGAGGCGGGAATCAGGACGACGTTTCGTTCGGATTGTCCCCGTGCCTGATGGTATGCCCGGATCGCAAGCAGCCCGGCGAATTCCCCCTGCGCGCCGGAATTGGGCTGCAGCGAGACCGCCTCGAAGCCGGTAATCGCGCAGAGCATCGCCTGGAGTTCATCGACGATCTGCTGATAGCCGGCCGCCTGCGACGCAGGCGCATACGGATGGACGCGGCCGAACGCCGGCCATGTCACAGGCAGCATCTCCGCGGCCGCGTTCAGCTTCATCGTGCAGGAGCCAAGCGGAATCATTGACGTGTCGAGACCGAGGTCCTTCCGTTCGAGCTGCTTCAGGAACCGCGTCATCTGAAGCTCGGAGTGGTGACTGTTGAAGACCGGATGCGTCAGGAACGGCGTGACTCGCTGCAGCGCGGCCGGCCAATCAGGAGGCGCCTCGTCTCCAACGACGCCGGCGACGGCGGTATTCGTTTCGCTTCCCGCGGCCCGGGCAAAGCAGTCGACGATCGCAGCGACATCCGCCTCGGTCACCGTTTCGTCAAGCGAGATCCCGACGTCGCCGTCGCCGTGGTACCGGAGGTTGATTCGCGCCGTCTCCGCCACCGCGCGAACGCGTGAAGTCGTGCGGCTCCCACTCGTAGCGATCCGGAGCGTGTCGAAGAACGCGTCATTGCGCTGAGAAAAGCCCAGCGACCCGAGGCGGCCCGCCAGCCCGCGAGTCAGCCCATGAACGCGCCGAGCGATCCGGCGCAAGCCCTCCGGTCCGTGCCAGACGGCGTACATACCCGCGACGTTCGCCAGGAGCGCCTGTGCCGTGCAGATGTTCGATGTCGCGCGCTCACGCCGGATGTGCTGCTCGCGCGTCTGCAGCGCCATGCGGTACGCCGTCCGTCCGCGCGAATCGACCGAAACACCGATCAGCCGCCCCGGCATCTGACGCGCGTGGCGCTTCTGCGTCGCGAAGAACGCAGCGTGCGGTCCTCCGCCGCCGACCGGCACACCGAAACGCTGTGCGCTCCCGACGACGACGTCAGCACCCGACTCGCCCGGCGGGGTCAACAGGGTCAACGCCAGCAGGTCGGAGGCCACCGCCACGAGCGCGCCCGCATCACGGGCCCATCCGGTCACCGGTCGCAAGTCGCGCAGGCGTCCCGACGCATCGGGGGACTGCGCGAGGATTCCGAAGACACCATCGGGTGCCCCTTCGGCGGTGGGCGCATCGATTTGGTGGAGACGATCCGGGTCAAACAGCTCGACGCGAATACCCAGCGGCTCGGCCCGGCCACGGATGACGGCGATAGTCTGGGGGAAACAGTCGGCCGACACCAGGAATCGGTTCGCGCGACGCCGGTGCTGGGCCTGGAGTCGGTGCAGCATGGCCATCGCCTCTGCCGCGGCGGTCGCCTCATCCAGCAGGGACGCGTTCGCCACTTCCATGCCGGTCAGGTCCTCGACCATTGTCTGGAAGGTCAGGAGCGCCTCGAGTCTCCCCTGCGCCACCTCCGCCTGGTAAGGCGTGTAGGGCGTGTACCAGCCCGGCTGCTCCAGCATGTTGCGCAGCAGTACCGGCGGCGTCACGGTGCCGTAGTAGCCGAGGCCGATGTACGACCGCCAGCGCTCGTTGCGCTCGGCTAGGCGGCTCATCCGTTCAAGGAACGCCGCCTCCGATTCGGCCGGTGGGAGATCCAGCGGACCATCGAGGCGGATGGTGGACGGCACGACCTCATCCGTCAGGGCGTCAAGGGACGGTGCGCCGACCGCCTGCAGCATCGCGTCCAGGTCGGACCGGCGCGGGCCAATGTGACGGGCTGCGAACATCACGCGACGCCGATCAGCGCACGGTAGCCGTCGGCGTCCATGAGGTCGTCCGCCTGCGACGGGTCATCCACGGCAATCGAAACCATCCAGGCGCCATGCGGATCCTGGTTGACCGACTCGGGCTGATCCTGAAGCGTGCCGTTCACTTCGACGACACGGCCGCTCATCGGGGCATACAGGTCGGAGACCGCCTTCACCGATTCAATCGACCCGAACTGTTCGCCCTTCGTCAACGTGGCGCCCGGCTCGGGGAGATCAACGAACACGACGTCGCCCAGTTGTTGCTGCGCGTAGTCGGTGACGCCGATGCGTCCGGTCTCCCCCTCGATCCGGATCCACTCATGGTCTTTCGTGTAGCGCAAGTCGGTCGGATAACTCATCGTGGCCTCCGATAGAACGGCATCCGGACTACCCGCGCGCGCAGGCGCGTTCCCCGAACGTCGATCAGCAGCTCGGTATCGCGCTTCGCCAGTGGCGCCGGAACGTACGCCATGCCGATGGCCTTCTTCAGATGCGGTGTCAACGTACCGCTGGTCACGCAGCCGATCGC from Acidobacteriota bacterium carries:
- a CDS encoding NAD(P)H-hydrate dehydratase; this translates as MRVVTATQMREADRLTIDERGVPSLELMERAGREVVAAIDDRLSERLDGGPVTVLCGRGNNGGDGWVVARLLRERGLQDIAGVLLGRIEDIAGDAREMLERARSAGVSIAEVEEETAWGGSAARLPSSSLIVDALVGTGLNRPLAGTLARAVSDVNASGRPVVSIDVPSGLLEQAPRVEARKDGDGPVDVDARALSVRAALTVTLAAPKLALLLHPDEIGALKVADIGIPPDVVNALDGPRIDLMTGSELRLWMPRRRVDAHKGMFGRVAIVAGSRGKTGAARLAGLGALRAGAGLVTVATPASCQALVASIPEYMTHALPERDGTIGRKGLAELLAGKWDVIAAGPGLGTGKGTTKLVQALIDRESSVPLVLDADALNVCAETPRRLRGRRGSPLVITPHAGEMARLAGTSSGAVERNRLGIASAFAQEHEVTVVLKGARTVIASPDGTVRINATGNPGMATGGSGDVLTGAIAGWIGQMNDLAEAVALAVYLHGLAGDLAARDMGQTGLIAGDIAVRLGLATAMLERGEAVDAW
- the guaB gene encoding IMP dehydrogenase; protein product: MALTFDDVLLKPRHSATLPSAVNLSTRLTRNIALSLPLVSAAMDTVTEAPMAIAMAQLGGIGIIHKNLDVARQASEVDRVKRSESGMIVNPITLSPRARIYQALELMKKYRISGVPITEDGRNEGRLVGILTNRDLRFLRDVELPIEEAMTRENLITVPVGTTLAQAEEILHRHRVEKLLVVDGNFNLRGLITVKDIQKAIKYPQASKDTLGRLRVGAAVGIGQDAIERAEALVAAHVDVLVLDSAHGHSQNVIDAAKRLRQAFPDLDLIAGNVATAEGTQALIDAGVDAVKVGIGSGSICTTRIIAGIGVPMVTAVLDCARVAAAANIPVIADGGIRYSGDITKALACGASTVMMGSLFAGTDEGPGELILYQGRSFKEYRGMGSIGAMRRGSRDRYFQEEFDLEVPTEERGEKLVPEGIEGRVPYKGTVATMVHQLVGGLRAGMGYCGAPTLEALQRDAEFIRITPAGVHESHVHDVVITKEAPNYQAKS
- the tsaE gene encoding tRNA (adenosine(37)-N6)-threonylcarbamoyltransferase complex ATPase subunit type 1 TsaE, whose protein sequence is MVIHESHSEDDTYRIARDFAASLDDGVPATVLLYGELGAGKTAFVRGLVEGAGGSPDDVSSPTFVLAQEYAGRRTVHHVDLYRLSTAETVAFEPHLLELAAGDVIVAVEWADRLAVAPAGAIQVRIDDGGGDDRTVRINTTGC
- the gcvH gene encoding glycine cleavage system protein GcvH — its product is MSYPTDLRYTKDHEWIRIEGETGRIGVTDYAQQQLGDVVFVDLPEPGATLTKGEQFGSIESVKAVSDLYAPMSGRVVEVNGTLQDQPESVNQDPHGAWMVSIAVDDPSQADDLMDADGYRALIGVA
- a CDS encoding branched-chain amino acid aminotransferase, producing the protein MEIAVNVNGRISEGREATVPALDYGYLFGDGVYETLRTYNRRPFLFDRHLARFRASAEQLALSMPLDATAWEARLAETMRALDHDGEVTIRLLLTRGLGDFTYNPAACPSPTAVIIVRPVAEVPSAHVRHGITIRISSVIRNHPRALSPRIKSNNLLNNILAMQEAIQHGAGEALLLNDRGELTECAQSNIFLVLDGTALTPPLGAGLLEGVTRNFLFEVGEAASVPVREQTLRPEHLANADELFVTSTTREVLGVTRVDETEYSQGRPGPITTKLAVEFRRLAHGTTPMPRPADRRR
- the secA gene encoding preprotein translocase subunit SecA, which gives rise to MLDTVLAKVFGTQNQRDLKRVQPLVTRIGERESDVRACSDAELRSHTNTFREQIDQGATLDDLLIDAFAVVREAGRRVLAMRHFDVQLIGGIMLHRGKIAEMKTGEGKTLVATLAAYLNALDGGGVHVVTVNDYLARRDAEWMGRIYRFLGMTVGVVQHDLRDHQRREAYESDITYGTNNEFGFDYLRDNMKFDLSQFVQRGHRYAIVDEVDSILIDEARTPLIISGPAQQSTELYYEVDRIIPRLKPGAVTQGNVPAERREELEDTGDFLIDEKHKTVTLTESGMAICEKLLGHRLQPGGLYDPVNMPLLHHVNQALRAHSLYERDVDYMVKDGQVVIVDEFTGRLMPGRRWSDGLHQAVEAKEKVKIERENQTLATVTFQNYFRKYDKLAGMTGTAETEATEFAKIYELDVFSVPTNRPLIRIEEPDLIYRTSREKYDAIVEDVIATQEAGRPVLVGTVSIEKSERLSGLLKRRGVKHTVLNAKYHDKEAEIVAQAGREGTVTIATNMAGRGTDILLGGNPEHMARRQALAEEVAERLPAGEQKFVDDEEFAYFSHDGFYRVPRADWDRIFTHVRAETGSEHTGVVEAGGLHIIGTERHEARRIDNQLRGRAGRQGDPGSSRFYLSLEDDLMRIFGSDKIQGLMDRLGMEEGVPIEHGMVTKAIERAQKQVEGQHFSVRKHLLEYDDVMNKQRENVYALRRELLDNRIRLEDYEEPVSAHEYLLILAEGLIDEIIEDYCGPDTEPEEWDLPAVVQRVGDLFGLDEETRAAFDLSDKSPDEMRDLLWGAARTAYETKSENIDEAIMQRVERDVMLQVVDTQWKDHLYGLDHLKEGISLRGYGQRNPLVEYKRESFAMFQAMKERIDEETVRYLWRIRPVVREPDETDSGLQRPIPARPSTPLSFNDPGAAEPAFAAAGAAVSAGGPGGRGRPRPARVGGDDAPVVTVRRDSPKVGRNDPCPCGSGKKYKKCCGA
- the gcvP gene encoding aminomethyl-transferring glycine dehydrogenase, which codes for MFAARHIGPRRSDLDAMLQAVGAPSLDALTDEVVPSTIRLDGPLDLPPAESEAAFLERMSRLAERNERWRSYIGLGYYGTVTPPVLLRNMLEQPGWYTPYTPYQAEVAQGRLEALLTFQTMVEDLTGMEVANASLLDEATAAAEAMAMLHRLQAQHRRRANRFLVSADCFPQTIAVIRGRAEPLGIRVELFDPDRLHQIDAPTAEGAPDGVFGILAQSPDASGRLRDLRPVTGWARDAGALVAVASDLLALTLLTPPGESGADVVVGSAQRFGVPVGGGGPHAAFFATQKRHARQMPGRLIGVSVDSRGRTAYRMALQTREQHIRRERATSNICTAQALLANVAGMYAVWHGPEGLRRIARRVHGLTRGLAGRLGSLGFSQRNDAFFDTLRIATSGSRTTSRVRAVAETARINLRYHGDGDVGISLDETVTEADVAAIVDCFARAAGSETNTAVAGVVGDEAPPDWPAALQRVTPFLTHPVFNSHHSELQMTRFLKQLERKDLGLDTSMIPLGSCTMKLNAAAEMLPVTWPAFGRVHPYAPASQAAGYQQIVDELQAMLCAITGFEAVSLQPNSGAQGEFAGLLAIRAYHQARGQSERNVVLIPASAHGTNPASAAMAGLEPVIVRCDGDGNVDLEHLREQAAAHGSRLSALMITYPSTHGVFEEAIREICDTVHQEGGQVYMDGANLNAQVGLTSPARIGADVCHLNLHKTFAIPHGGGGPGMGPIAVARHLAEYLPRHPLAVENADGGIAPVAAAPWGSASILLISYAYIRMLGRDGVTDAARYALLNANYIKSRLESAYDVLYTRPNGRVAHELIFDLRPLRESSGVTAQDVAKRLMDYGFHAPTVSFPVPGTLMVEPTESEPLDELDRFCAAMLAIREEIRAVADGRANRDDNVLVNAPHPAADVTADDWSHPYSRQQAAYPLRFVAARKFWPPVSRIDDARGDRNLICACPPVEAWE